GAAAAATTACACTAAGTATGTCGATATCGGGCGCGGGCCAGTGTCGTGGAATCTCGTTGTTTGTCCCAAAGATCGCCTCGAACCGCTGGAGTGGTCTTACCCGGTTGTGGGCGCGGTTCCCTACCGGGGATATTTTGATCGATCAAAAGCCGAGGAAGCGCGCGATCAATATGTGGCTGAGGGGTATGACACATATTTGCGACCGGTGAGCGCGTATAGTACGCTGGGGTGGTTTTCCGATCCGGTATTGAGCTCTATGTTGCGTTATTCCGAAGGCGATCTGGCCGATCTCATCATTCACGAGTTGACGCATGCAACTGTGTGGATTGAAGGAGATGTTACCTTTAATGAGAGTCTGGCGAGTTTTGTCGGTGAAACCGGGGCGTTGATGTGGTTGCAGCGCAAATACGGTACAGATTCCGAAGTAGTGCATCGGGTGCTTGACGAGCGTGCAGATGGTGTTGTTTTTCGGAAATTTATGCGCGATATTGCTTCTCGCCTCGATTCACTTTACCAGTCCGATTCTCCCCAGAAAATAACGCTCCGCCAGCAGATTTTCGATTTCGCACGCACAGAGTTTCGCACTCTCCCTCTTAAGACTGAGCTATATGCCCGATTTCCTTCGTGGAAACTCAACAATGCGCGGATGGCGCTTTACCGGATTTACCGGGAGCGTACGGATGTTTTTGCGCGCGTGTATCTGATGTGTGATAGTGATTTAAAAGCTACGGTTGAGGTTTTGTACCAGTGCGCGAGCGCAGAGGATCCGGGATTGTGGCTGGAGGAATGGTTGCGTAAAAATCAGGATAAGGATTCGCTATGACTTACAGAGTCGGTATTATTGGATGCGGTTCAATTGCGCGCAGTCACGCCGATGGGTATTTGCGCGTGGCCAATGCAGAGATGGTGGCGGTTGCCGATCCCCATCCGGTTGCGCGAGAGCAATTTTGCGAGGAGTTTGGGATTCCCAAAGCGTACCCTTCACTTGAGGAGATGGTAGCAAACGAAGGACTCGATATCGTCAGCGTTTGTACATGGCATCTTCTCCATCCGGATTGTACGATTGGCGCGGCGAATGGCGGTGTGCCTGGTGTTATTTGCGAAAAGCCTATGGCGATTGGCCTTGGCGAGGCAGATCGTATGCTGGATGCGTGTGAAAAAAATGGGACAAGGCTGGTGGTCAGTCATCAGCGGCGTTTTACGCCCGGTTGGGAAAAGGCGCGGGCGTTGATGCGCGAGGAGGTCATTGGCGATGCTATAATGGTGCATGGACAGGTCGCGCAGGGATTGATCAACTGGGCGACGCATACTATCGACGGCATTCGGTTTGTATTGGACGATCCAGAGGGCGAATGGGTGATGGGTGCTGTCGAGCGGCAGACCGATCGCTTTGAGCGCGATACGCCGATTGAAGATGCGTGTATGGGGCTGGTCGCGTTTGCCAATGGGGCTCAGGCTTTGATCCAGGCGGATTTGAATCGCCCGGGTGAACAGGCAGGGCATTTTCAGATTCGCGGCTCAGAGGGATTGATGGAGGTGACCGAAAACTCGGTTCGCGTATTCAATGCAACGACCA
The Gemmatimonadota bacterium DNA segment above includes these coding regions:
- a CDS encoding aminopeptidase, whose amino-acid sequence is MVRLFGFLLILALGSEIGYLYQLLKGQVALLWRAESIEKVLEAGKLSPDQRAKLELVQAIRTFAQREIGLNTSKNYTKYVDIGRGPVSWNLVVCPKDRLEPLEWSYPVVGAVPYRGYFDRSKAEEARDQYVAEGYDTYLRPVSAYSTLGWFSDPVLSSMLRYSEGDLADLIIHELTHATVWIEGDVTFNESLASFVGETGALMWLQRKYGTDSEVVHRVLDERADGVVFRKFMRDIASRLDSLYQSDSPQKITLRQQIFDFARTEFRTLPLKTELYARFPSWKLNNARMALYRIYRERTDVFARVYLMCDSDLKATVEVLYQCASAEDPGLWLEEWLRKNQDKDSL
- a CDS encoding Gfo/Idh/MocA family oxidoreductase; this encodes MTYRVGIIGCGSIARSHADGYLRVANAEMVAVADPHPVAREQFCEEFGIPKAYPSLEEMVANEGLDIVSVCTWHLLHPDCTIGAANGGVPGVICEKPMAIGLGEADRMLDACEKNGTRLVVSHQRRFTPGWEKARALMREEVIGDAIMVHGQVAQGLINWATHTIDGIRFVLDDPEGEWVMGAVERQTDRFERDTPIEDACMGLVAFANGAQALIQADLNRPGEQAGHFQIRGSEGLMEVTENSVRVFNATTNGWKDVEIVADEGARAIGGETNAASVRELIAWLEGGEEHRASGRKARATVEIMMALFESARQHRVVHLPLEEMGYPLQLMIEEGKLPVAVPGRYDIRAFLNPEGMDEAAYRRLRAEGVTHSAAMRQLADENE